The sequence AAAACAAAAAAAATATAGACAGTTTAAATTCGTCACAAATTCTACTTTTTGACTTTAATTCTTTGAATAATAACATAGACTATATTTATAAGAACAAAACCTATAATACTTGGTAGCCAAACAATATAAATTGCTAAAACAGCATCACTATGTAAAAATAATTTTATTTCTTCCAAAAATCCTTTATATCTTCCAATTAAAAATACATTTTTTATTATTGAATACAACAACAAAGGTAAATAAATAACTATACTCAAAAAAGGCTTTTTAAAGGACCAGAACAAACAAAATATACCTATCGGAGCAAAAAAAACACAATAACATACAAATATATATTTCATTCATAAAATCATCTCCGTTTAGTATTCGATAATATTTGAAACAATCTAATTAAGGCTCGTGTCAAGTCGGGAGAACAGTGAATAATAAGAACCATCACGAAATATTACGAAATCATAGATTTCTATATTTCGGAGAACCTTGTTGTTTTTACAATATGGACCTACTAACTTTTCCCTATTTTTTCACCTGTTTTTCCTTAAACACATCCAATTAGAACCCGCAGGAATATTAGATTTTCCTGCCCGATATGTAAATATTTATTATCGGCAAACTAATCTTTTAAATTGTATGGACTTGACACGAGTACTTTTACTTATTTACACGAATACTTTCTGTTCTATAACCATATTCGGTATATGAACCATCACTAGTTAAACGAATTTTAACGGTGTTGCCAAGAACTCTAATTGTCTGTCCAGCAAGCTCTGTTCCGCTATATTCACCGATTATATTGTCATTTGAATCATAAATGATAATATAATCCCATCCACTTTCAGTTTCCGTATCATCTGAGAAAGTGACATCTATACTCGTGCAATCACCACTATATGTATATACTTTCGTTTCATCAATGTTGTTTCCATATGGATGTGTGGATTCTAACACGAGGTCACCAACAACACCATATGCTACATTTCCTAATGGTTTTAGTGTGTTTGATGATTCCCAGAAGAATGCTTTCACTTCCATATCTTTACAATCTTCGCCAACTTCTATTCTAAAAGTCGCATCGGTGTCATTCTTGGTTACCGGCTTGCTGTCCATAGCAACCAATCTTCCATCTTCATTATAAATAGCAAAGAACGTGGTGCAGTCTTCGAAAATATAGTTATATTTTATGTTCGCAACCACTTTGCCTTCATCATAATAACAACTTATAATATCGGCATTTACAGAAGCATTTTCATCATAATTGTAAATAAAATCTGCGTACATCAAATCATCGTTACGATATTCAACGTCTACATTCTGCCAATCCTCTTGTGAACCATAATATAATACAGTTTTTAAGTTTTCGCAATTATAGAATGCTCTGTAATCAATAAATGTCAGACTCTTGGGTAGTACAACTGTACCTGCTTGGCAACCTAAAAATGCAGTTTCACAAATTGTAGTAACACCCGCAGAAACTACAACCGATGTGTTTTCTTTGCCCATAGGATATTGCATTAACATTGTCTTATCCTTGTTATATAACACTCCATCTACTGCTGTGTAATGTGTATTATTACCGCTGACATTAATTTCACTTAAATTATAACACCATGAAAATGCAGCAGTCTCAATGTTTATTACACTTGCCGGTATAGTAACAGTGCTAATTGCAGAACCTGTGAATGCATATCCATTTATGTCTGTTACACTATCAGGTATTATAACTGTTGTTAAGTTTTCGTTATCTGCTAACGCAGTAGCTGAAATAACTTTAACAGTATTTGGGATTGAATAACTATCGCCTATTTTTCCGGCAGGATATTTAACCAGTCTTGTTTTGTCTTTATCAAACAGAACATTATCAACTACACAAAAATGCTCGTTTTCATCAGCGACACTGATTGTTGCAAGAGTATATAGACAATCTAATGCCCATTCAGATATACTTTCTATACTACTTGGTAGTGTTAATGATGTGATTTCCACCTCATTCTCATACAAACATTCTTCAAAGGCATAATCATCAATTCCAACAACTGAAAATTCACCTAATGTTGCAGGAATTTCAACTTCAGTATTAGTTCCATTATAACTTACTATAATTGCCTTACCATCAGATAGCACATATGTATAATCACCATCTGTAAACCGCTCTCGTTCTGCATAGAAATAATCCCAATCTCCTTCGCCAACTTCAATTTTCTCAGTAGTATTATTCACAAACGAAACATAAATTTCATGTTCATCATCATCTGCATCAAAAGGAATAGAAAACTCTTTTTCCTTAGTTCCGGCAGGTATTGCAATTTCAAGAGTTTTTTCAGTTTCTCCATCATAATTTAAAATTTCTATAATGGCAACACAGTTTTTATATGCATAATCAAACCAAAGCGTACCTTCTACTGCAGAACCTGTAAAGTCAACTTCTCCAAATCCACCATAGACAGTATCTTCGTTATAGTCAAACACTTTGTCTGCGTTTACTAAAGCATCGTTGTTTTCACCTATGGTGATTGCATTCCATTGTTCCTCTGTGCCTATGTAATTGACGGTTTCAAGATAGTCACATCCTTCAAAGGCATTAGCACCGATTTCTGTAATTGTATCAGGTATAAAAACAGTTTCAAATTCAGCATCTTTAAAAGATGAATCTACAATCTTTGTTATAGTATATCCATCAAGTGAAACTGGAATCCATAACTCATAATCATTATACTCATATCCAATTATTTCAGCAGTGGTGTCATCTATAGGGAAGTAGTAGAAACCATCGGAGGAGCTTGGTTCTGAATATTTTGCATAGAGTGTTGTATTTTCTGTATAAACATCACCTTCTGTTATCGCAGTTGTATATTCTTTGTCTTTATAAAACCCTTCAAATCGATAACCGGATTTTTCGGGAGCTTCGGGAATTTCAACTGTGGTTCCTTTTACTATTCTTTGAGTGGAAATAACATCATCTTCGTCGTCTAAGAATATTATCTCGCAGGTGTTTTCTGTGAATTTTGCAGTAAGAGTAATTGCTTCTGTTACTTGGAAACGATATGTTGCTTCTGACGATATGATTGTTTCTCCGTTGTACCATCCTGAAAACTCTTCATTTTCAGCAGGAGTTGCAACAACCTCTGCAAACTCACCCTTATAGTATTCTCCTCCGGTACTTACAACACCGTTTCCTATTGCATTAGTCTCTACTGTAATAGGTTCTGCATCTTCAAAAACTTCGGCCTCGGAAACTTCCACACTATTTGAAGAAAGCATATAGGTCGCAATCTCGGTTGCTTTAAGATTTTCGGCAGTGCCTGTTAAAGTATCATCCTTTTTAACCGACATATTATTATAGTTAATAACCTTTGTCGAACCGGTGTTAATATCTCTCTCCTGAACAGAATAAGTCACTTCGCCGTCATCTGTTGCTATAACTTCAATTCTATATTCTTC is a genomic window of Clostridia bacterium containing:
- a CDS encoding leucine-rich repeat protein; its protein translation is FYYCESLTSITIPDSVTSIGYSAFCYCESLTSITIPEGVTSIGYGAFYYCESLTSITIPDSVTSIGNGAFDDCESLINITVDVNNPNFSSVNGVLFDKNKTRLIKYPAGKSDTTYTIPEGVTSIDKYAFQYCISLTSITIPEGVTSIGNGAFYDCHSLTDVYYSGSEYDWAKISIGGINSYLTNATIHYNNLPPIEYEYLPPVSISNGEFNFASGKGSAYFDYYDYYFKNNAYSYNHDLAKTSMRLALSAYGKIQKLKDDNGEVIEKIYDNAPQNVANFLGQLGFVGVDYNDEFTEPPERNSIGVIAGRKHVIYPDGNYTLIAVAIRGGGYENEWGGNFNVGSNDHHAGFELARKQVVEFIKTYIASQRIGGNIKLWITGYSRAAATTNLTAAYFDENPSAIGSMVTLTPENIYAYCFEAPAGVVNPDNETGLYNNIFSIVNQHDFVPMVAMRKWGYDRYGITKYLPSAQTNKNYYDLRNDMLDYFAQYHKSDYKVDDFTYYYTFASNKNLIKNGYGTQGVYLEKVIDKLAENIGNPSNYENEFQEMFEYIGENIVGLGKTEELANSLLDEMKSRSLLYLVEGTYLLNPNTWAIAGTAYLTTRSAVKDAFENIGISVSSDAVDTLVGLIIDLGFDNVYTLLQNTSGIAQGHYPELCMAWLDAIDEDDFSDKRLRTLYLNCPVDMEIYDSNDNLVAAVYDNTPQKIDGSAIVPFIDENGQKIVYLPQDEEYRIEVIATDDGEVTYSVQERDINTGSTKVINYNNMSVKKDDTLTGTAENLKATEIATYMLSSNSVEVSEAEVFEDAEPITVETNAIGNGVVSTGGEYYKGEFAEVVATPAENEEFSGWYNGETIISSEATYRFQVTEAITLTAKFTENTCEIIFLDDEDDVISTQRIVKGTTVEIPEAPEKSGYRFEGFYKDKEYTTAITEGDVYTENTTLYAKYSEPSSSDGFYYFPIDDTTAEIIGYEYNDYELWIPVSLDGYTITKIVDSSFKDAEFETVFIPDTITEIGANAFEGCDYLETVNYIGTEEQWNAITIGENNDALVNADKVFDYNEDTVYGGFGEVDFTGSAVEGTLWFDYAYKNCVAIIEILNYDGETEKTLEIAIPAGTKEKEFSIPFDADDDEHEIYVSFVNNTTEKIEVGEGDWDYFYAERERFTDGDYTYVLSDGKAIIVSYNGTNTEVEIPATLGEFSVVGIDDYAFEECLYENEVEITSLTLPSSIESISEWALDCLYTLATISVADENEHFCVVDNVLFDKDKTRLVKYPAGKIGDSYSIPNTVKVISATALADNENLTTVIIPDSVTDINGYAFTGSAISTVTIPASVINIETAAFSWCYNLSEINVSGNNTHYTAVDGVLYNKDKTMLMQYPMGKENTSVVVSAGVTTICETAFLGCQAGTVVLPKSLTFIDYRAFYNCENLKTVLYYGSQEDWQNVDVEYRNDDLMYADFIYNYDENASVNADIISCYYDEGKVVANIKYNYIFEDCTTFFAIYNEDGRLVAMDSKPVTKNDTDATFRIEVGEDCKDMEVKAFFWESSNTLKPLGNVAYGVVGDLVLESTHPYGNNIDETKVYTYSGDCTSIDVTFSDDTETESGWDYIIIYDSNDNIIGEYSGTELAGQTIRVLGNTVKIRLTSDGSYTEYGYRTESIRVNK